In Pseudosulfitobacter pseudonitzschiae, the sequence GAGATTCCAAAATTTGGAAGATTTGATGCTTTCACCCATTCACAAACAGGGTACCGATTGGCGGCCTGACTTTTCGCGATCATTATTTGTTGTGAAGAGCTTACCACCACGCTGCGTGATGGAAACTGCTTTCCAAGTGCCAACATTGGAACGACAACTGGCCGTTGGTGCTCCTTCCAATCACTGCCCAAGTTTAACTTTAACACATGCTGATATACTTTTTTTATCTGACACAATTTTCCAGACAGTGGCGCGTGAACATACTCACCTACACGCAAGTTTTCCACTCTGCGCGCGCCCCTAGCTGAGTCAATTATAACTTTAGAACCTCGTGCAATCACGCTGCCACCTCCTTAAGTTGTCCTGCTCTTTGGGATTCCTCAAAAATTCGAAGAGTTACAGGTTCAACTAGATGACGCTCACTATTCCGGTGATTTTCGATAAATTTTTTTATCAAAGACTCTTCTCTAATCACCATGCGCGCCAAACTACTTGATTGCTTATCCTTCGGAACAATTGAACACTTCAATGATAGTTTTTCGGTTCTGTCGACGGTCTCTATTTTGAATTCCGG encodes:
- a CDS encoding Hint domain-containing protein encodes the protein MIARGSKVIIDSARGARRVENLRVGEYVHAPLSGKLCQIKKVYQHVLKLNLGSDWKEHQRPVVVPMLALGKQFPSRSVVVSSSQQIMIAKSQAANRYPVCEWVKASNLPNFGISIEEFPYPEIEYFEIFMSESEMIDVEGIICTSRSSKKVRSVY